A single region of the Moritella sp. Urea-trap-13 genome encodes:
- the gfa gene encoding S-(hydroxymethyl)glutathione synthase has protein sequence MINKIINKCKSTFCTASNINIHPAMDGGIAPTASNFNGGTLQCHCNSNKVTVKIGSQTAHNHACGCSKCWKPKDALFSQVAVVSKDKLSVTSNAKKLNVVDATATIQRFACKDCGVHMYGRIEDQTHPFFGLDFVHTELSSDKGWSAPEFAAFVSSIIETGTDPKDMVAIREQLNALGLESYDCLSPTLMDVIATHVANNK, from the coding sequence ATGATAAATAAAATTATAAACAAATGTAAAAGTACATTTTGCACAGCAAGTAACATCAATATCCACCCAGCAATGGACGGCGGTATCGCACCAACAGCAAGTAACTTTAATGGCGGTACTCTGCAGTGCCACTGTAACAGTAATAAAGTAACTGTGAAAATCGGCAGCCAAACAGCACATAACCATGCTTGTGGTTGTTCAAAATGCTGGAAACCTAAAGATGCTTTATTCTCACAAGTTGCAGTCGTGTCAAAAGATAAATTAAGCGTAACAAGCAACGCTAAGAAACTAAATGTGGTTGACGCAACAGCAACGATCCAACGCTTTGCGTGTAAAGATTGTGGCGTGCACATGTATGGTCGCATTGAAGATCAAACTCACCCATTCTTTGGTTTAGACTTCGTTCATACAGAACTGTCTAGCGATAAAGGTTGGTCTGCACCAGAGTTCGCTGCATTTGTTTCATCAATCATTGAAACAGGTACTGACCCGAAAGACATGGTCGCAATCAGAGAGCAGTTGAACGCACTCGGTCTTGAGTCTTACGACTGTCTATCTCCAACATTGATGGATGTGATTGCAACACACGTTGCTAACAACAAGTAG
- a CDS encoding MetS family NSS transporter small subunit encodes MTLGAIIMMALGLGITWGGAILCIRKAMNS; translated from the coding sequence ATGACATTAGGTGCAATTATTATGATGGCACTTGGTTTAGGCATTACTTGGGGTGGCGCAATTTTGTGTATCCGCAAAGCGATGAATAGCTAA
- a CDS encoding NAD(P)H-dependent oxidoreductase: MTHQIIKDLSNRYTTKKFDASKKVSQEDLAVIMEAMRLSASSINSQPWKFIVIESDAAKQRMHNTFANKFQFNQPHIFTSSHTIIFAHNPAYTRENYEAVIDKGITDKRTKPEEKEGAFGAFAFVELNTGEDGDTSAWTKAQTYLALGNTMHTLARLNIDSTPMEGIDTDLVSKEFAVELDGYVTDVALAIGYRDAGNDYNIAPPKSRLAMEDVIVKL, encoded by the coding sequence ATGACACACCAAATTATCAAAGATTTAAGCAACCGTTATACAACTAAAAAGTTTGATGCTTCAAAAAAAGTATCTCAAGAAGATCTTGCCGTGATCATGGAAGCAATGCGTTTATCTGCATCATCAATTAACTCACAACCGTGGAAGTTTATTGTTATCGAAAGTGATGCAGCAAAACAGCGTATGCACAATACTTTTGCCAATAAATTTCAGTTTAACCAACCGCATATCTTCACTTCATCGCACACGATTATTTTTGCGCATAACCCCGCTTATACTCGCGAAAACTACGAGGCAGTCATTGATAAAGGCATCACAGATAAACGTACTAAACCGGAAGAAAAAGAAGGTGCATTCGGTGCGTTTGCTTTTGTTGAATTAAACACAGGTGAAGATGGCGATACATCGGCTTGGACTAAAGCACAGACGTATCTAGCGCTGGGCAATACTATGCACACATTGGCACGCTTGAATATTGATTCAACACCAATGGAAGGCATTGATACCGATTTAGTTAGCAAAGAATTTGCTGTAGAATTAGATGGTTACGTTACTGATGTGGCGCTCGCAATCGGTTACCGTGATGCAGGAAACGATTACAACATCGCACCACCAAAATCACGTTTAGCAATGGAAGATGTGATAGTAAAACTATAG
- a CDS encoding Xaa-Pro peptidase family protein, producing MTIGIGGSTAELELAKLADMTADVNAVSLQEFNDRIESAQVIMQREGINAIYLNAGTNLYYFTGMRWGAGERLVGAILPAVGDVQFIAPRFEQDTINEFMVVKGPLHCWHEHESPAQLFGEILAKLDITDGTVGIDEATAFFMFNNIRHAHPQFEYIDAKVVTAGCRQQKSDAEIALLQRAKDMTIEVHKAAARILRLDICTTEVEEFIHQAHKAVGAPKGSYFCIVLFGKASSFPHGVKDPQFLKQDDVVLIDTGCQLHGYNSDITRTYVFGEASDEVRAAWLSEKNAQQAAFDAAQINVACQDVDAAARVSLEADGFGPGYDLPGLPHRTGHGIGLDIHEWPYLVGNDTTPLAKGMCFSNEPMLVIPGKFGIRLEDHFYMTDAGPQWFTQPSHSIDDPFGYEA from the coding sequence ATGACTATTGGTATTGGTGGTTCAACTGCTGAATTGGAATTAGCTAAACTGGCTGATATGACTGCAGATGTTAACGCAGTCTCGTTACAAGAATTTAATGATCGTATCGAAAGCGCACAAGTGATCATGCAGCGTGAAGGCATTAACGCTATTTATCTTAATGCAGGTACAAACTTGTATTATTTCACTGGTATGCGTTGGGGCGCGGGTGAACGACTGGTTGGCGCTATATTACCAGCTGTGGGTGATGTACAGTTTATAGCACCGCGTTTTGAACAAGATACCATTAATGAATTTATGGTTGTAAAAGGTCCGCTACATTGCTGGCATGAACATGAAAGCCCTGCGCAGTTATTTGGTGAGATCTTAGCGAAACTTGATATTACCGACGGTACTGTGGGTATCGATGAAGCAACAGCCTTCTTTATGTTTAATAACATTCGCCATGCCCATCCGCAGTTTGAATATATCGATGCCAAAGTAGTTACAGCAGGTTGCCGTCAGCAAAAATCAGACGCTGAAATTGCATTATTACAACGTGCAAAAGACATGACAATAGAAGTGCATAAAGCCGCTGCCCGTATCTTACGTTTAGATATTTGCACGACAGAAGTAGAAGAATTCATTCATCAAGCCCATAAAGCAGTGGGTGCGCCAAAAGGTTCTTATTTCTGCATCGTATTATTTGGTAAAGCTAGCTCGTTCCCACACGGCGTGAAAGACCCACAATTCTTAAAGCAAGACGACGTGGTATTGATTGATACCGGTTGTCAGCTACACGGTTATAACTCTGACATTACTCGTACTTATGTATTTGGTGAAGCCAGTGATGAAGTACGTGCGGCTTGGCTAAGTGAAAAAAATGCCCAGCAAGCAGCGTTTGATGCAGCGCAGATTAATGTCGCTTGTCAGGATGTTGATGCGGCGGCGCGGGTATCACTAGAAGCAGATGGTTTTGGACCGGGTTATGATTTACCGGGACTACCGCACCGTACAGGTCACGGTATTGGTTTAGATATTCATGAATGGCCATATTTAGTGGGTAACGATACCACGCCACTAGCGAAAGGTATGTGTTTCAGTAACGAACCTATGTTAGTTATTCCTGGTAAGTTTGGTATTCGTTTAGAAGATCATTTTTACATGACAGATGCAGGACCGCAGTGGTTTACCCAACCATCGCACTCGATTGATGACCCATTTGGTTATGAAGCTTAA
- a CDS encoding glutathione peroxidase yields the protein MTTLVSKEGQAVPQVTFPIRQGDAWVNRTTEELFANKTVIVFSLPGAFTPTCSSSHLPRYNELASVFSAHGVDDILCVSVNDTFVMNAWKDAQEAENITFIPDGNGAFSEGMGMLVDKSDIGFGKRSWRYSMLVKNGVVAKMFIEADEPGDPFKVSDADTMLAYVAPEYKVQESITVFSKPGCPFCAKAKQTLIDQGLSYEEVVLGKDATTVSLRAVTGLSTVPQIFIGGKHIGGSEELDAHFA from the coding sequence ATGACTACATTAGTATCGAAAGAAGGCCAAGCGGTTCCACAAGTTACATTTCCAATCCGTCAAGGCGATGCATGGGTAAACCGTACAACTGAAGAGTTATTTGCTAACAAAACTGTGATTGTATTCAGCCTGCCAGGCGCATTCACACCAACTTGTTCATCAAGCCATTTACCACGTTACAACGAACTAGCAAGCGTATTCTCTGCACACGGTGTTGATGACATCCTATGTGTATCAGTAAACGATACGTTTGTAATGAACGCTTGGAAAGACGCTCAAGAAGCAGAAAATATTACTTTCATCCCAGATGGTAACGGTGCATTCTCTGAAGGTATGGGCATGTTAGTAGACAAGTCTGATATCGGTTTTGGCAAGCGTTCATGGCGTTACAGCATGCTGGTTAAAAACGGCGTGGTAGCAAAAATGTTCATCGAAGCTGACGAACCAGGCGACCCGTTCAAAGTTTCTGACGCTGATACTATGCTTGCTTATGTTGCACCAGAATATAAGGTTCAAGAGTCAATCACAGTATTCTCGAAGCCTGGTTGCCCGTTCTGCGCTAAAGCAAAACAAACATTAATCGACCAAGGTCTAAGCTACGAAGAAGTAGTTCTAGGTAAAGATGCTACAACAGTAAGCCTACGTGCTGTAACCGGTCTTAGCACAGTGCCACAAATCTTCATCGGTGGTAAACACATCGGTGGCAGCGAAGAGTTAGACGCACACTTCGCTTAA
- the glmS gene encoding glutamine--fructose-6-phosphate transaminase (isomerizing), whose product MCGIVGAVAQRDIAEILVEGLRRLEYRGYDSAGVAIVDQDNNLQRIRSLGKVKELAAAVDIEQPIGGTGIAHTRWATHGVPSQENAHPHVSGDIAVVHNGIIENHESLRKLLQQRGYVFQSQTDTEVIAHLVEWELRSTDSLLDAVQKTAAQLDGAYGTVVLNRLEPGKLIVARSGSPIVIGLGVGENFLASDQLALLSVTRRFMYLEEGDVAEVTRRDVNVFDINGDAVTREVVESNAEHDAADKGKFRHYMQKEIFEQPVALTNTMEGRLSANSVITQSIGVNAAEILPKVEHVQIIACGTSYNAGMTARYWFESLAGVSCDVEIASEFRYRKFVTRPNSLLITLSQSGETADTLAALRLAKEKGYMAAMTICNVAGSSLVRESDFAFMTRAGTEIGVASTKAFTTQLSALLMLVTALGKEKKVINAEKEAEIVTALHALPAQIETSLSFDKEIEALATDFADKHHTLFLGRGEFYPIAMEAALKLKEISYIHAEAYAAGELKHGPLALVDADMPVVVIAPTNELLEKLKSNIEEVRARGGLLYVFADADAGFVESEGMKIITMPHVSEITAPIFYTLPMQLLSYHVALIKGTDVDQPRNLAKAVTVE is encoded by the coding sequence ATGTGTGGGATTGTTGGTGCTGTAGCACAAAGAGATATCGCTGAAATTTTAGTTGAAGGTTTACGTCGTTTAGAATACCGCGGGTATGATTCTGCTGGTGTTGCAATTGTTGATCAAGATAACAACCTGCAACGTATTCGTAGCTTAGGTAAAGTAAAAGAGCTAGCAGCAGCGGTTGATATTGAACAACCTATTGGCGGTACGGGTATTGCCCATACACGTTGGGCAACACATGGTGTACCTTCGCAAGAAAATGCCCACCCACATGTATCTGGTGACATCGCCGTTGTACATAACGGTATTATCGAAAACCATGAATCACTACGTAAATTATTACAACAACGTGGTTACGTTTTCCAATCGCAAACAGACACAGAAGTCATTGCTCACTTAGTTGAATGGGAACTACGTTCAACGGATAGCCTACTGGATGCAGTACAAAAAACCGCAGCACAGTTAGATGGCGCTTACGGTACTGTGGTACTTAACCGTTTAGAACCAGGTAAATTAATTGTTGCGCGTTCAGGTAGCCCTATTGTGATAGGTTTGGGTGTAGGTGAAAACTTCCTAGCATCAGATCAACTGGCATTACTTAGCGTAACACGTCGCTTCATGTATCTTGAAGAAGGCGATGTCGCGGAAGTAACTCGTCGCGATGTAAACGTATTTGATATTAACGGTGACGCGGTAACACGTGAAGTAGTTGAATCAAACGCTGAACATGACGCTGCCGATAAAGGTAAATTCCGTCACTACATGCAAAAAGAAATCTTTGAGCAGCCTGTTGCATTAACCAATACCATGGAAGGTCGTCTTTCAGCTAACAGTGTGATCACCCAAAGTATTGGTGTTAACGCCGCAGAGATCTTACCTAAAGTTGAACACGTGCAAATTATCGCTTGTGGTACTTCTTACAATGCTGGTATGACTGCCCGCTATTGGTTTGAATCATTAGCTGGCGTAAGTTGCGATGTCGAAATTGCATCTGAATTCCGCTATCGTAAATTTGTAACGCGCCCGAACAGCCTACTTATCACCTTGTCACAATCAGGTGAAACAGCAGATACCTTAGCAGCATTACGTCTTGCTAAAGAAAAAGGCTACATGGCTGCAATGACTATTTGTAACGTGGCTGGTTCTTCGTTAGTACGTGAGTCTGACTTTGCATTCATGACCCGTGCTGGTACTGAAATTGGCGTTGCTTCAACGAAAGCATTCACTACCCAACTTTCTGCTTTATTAATGCTAGTGACTGCATTAGGTAAAGAGAAAAAGGTAATTAACGCCGAAAAAGAAGCTGAGATTGTGACTGCACTGCACGCTTTGCCTGCACAAATCGAAACGTCATTATCATTTGATAAAGAAATCGAAGCGCTGGCAACAGATTTTGCCGATAAGCACCACACATTATTCTTAGGTCGCGGTGAGTTCTACCCAATCGCAATGGAAGCAGCGCTTAAACTAAAAGAGATCTCTTATATTCACGCAGAAGCATACGCAGCTGGTGAATTGAAACACGGTCCGTTAGCGTTAGTAGATGCAGACATGCCGGTTGTGGTTATTGCACCGACGAATGAACTGTTAGAAAAGCTGAAATCGAATATTGAAGAAGTACGTGCTCGTGGCGGCCTACTGTATGTATTCGCTGATGCAGACGCTGGTTTTGTAGAATCAGAAGGCATGAAAATCATCACTATGCCGCATGTAAGTGAAATTACTGCACCGATCTTCTATACCTTACCAATGCAGTTGCTTTCGTACCATGTAGCGCTGATTAAAGGCACAGACGTGGATCAACCAAGAAATCTTGCCAAGGCTGTTACGGTAGAATAG
- a CDS encoding LysR family transcriptional regulator, protein MNIQDLTLFVRTAQTCNITASALQLEMSPAAASAALKRLEKQLGVQLFIRSTRKLRITAEGERYLLHCTEALAALEKGKASLNEMQGKIAGEIRLSASSDLGRNIVLPWLDEVMDAYPELSIQLNVGDNLADFYHDKVDMALRYGEPDDSSLVAFLIAKIDRVVCASPAYLAKYGEPMHPHELSQRNCLLYRFGERVYDTWPFADSTGKYNVKVAGNRLSNDADVVHRWVVAGKGITMKSRLDMAVDLRLGNVVELLSDFNSSPINLWLICPNRTQVTPAMLMLRDMLRSKCEAALS, encoded by the coding sequence ATGAACATTCAAGACCTAACTCTTTTTGTGCGAACAGCGCAAACATGTAATATCACCGCATCCGCACTGCAGTTGGAAATGTCACCAGCAGCGGCGAGTGCAGCCTTAAAACGCCTAGAGAAACAGTTAGGTGTACAACTTTTTATTCGCTCGACACGTAAATTACGGATCACCGCGGAAGGTGAACGTTACTTATTGCACTGCACTGAGGCGTTAGCTGCGTTAGAGAAAGGCAAAGCGTCGTTAAATGAAATGCAGGGTAAAATTGCCGGTGAAATTCGTTTATCTGCGTCCTCTGATTTAGGCCGGAATATTGTCTTGCCTTGGCTTGATGAGGTGATGGATGCCTATCCTGAGTTATCTATACAGCTCAATGTTGGTGATAATTTAGCTGACTTTTATCATGACAAAGTAGATATGGCGCTGCGTTATGGCGAACCTGACGATTCATCGCTGGTGGCTTTTCTGATCGCCAAAATAGATCGGGTGGTCTGTGCATCACCAGCCTATTTAGCGAAATATGGTGAGCCGATGCATCCTCATGAATTATCACAACGTAACTGTTTACTCTATCGGTTTGGCGAGCGTGTTTATGATACTTGGCCATTTGCGGATAGTACGGGTAAATATAATGTCAAAGTGGCCGGTAATCGGTTAAGTAATGACGCCGATGTTGTGCACCGCTGGGTTGTTGCTGGCAAAGGCATTACCATGAAATCGCGCTTAGATATGGCCGTGGACTTGCGTTTGGGCAATGTGGTTGAATTACTGAGTGATTTTAATTCTTCACCGATTAATTTATGGTTAATTTGTCCTAACCGTACCCAAGTTACCCCGGCGATGTTGATGTTGCGCGATATGTTACGCAGCAAGTGTGAAGCGGCGTTAAGTTAG
- a CDS encoding sodium-dependent transporter, which produces MKREQWGSRSGFILAAVGSAIGLGNIWRFPYMAYENGGGAFFIPYLFAMLTAGIPFMIMEFGMGHKYRGSAPRTFAKINKKYEWLGWFQVLIAAVIAVYYVAVIGWAISYFSMSFSQSWGQDTNAYFFKEYLQLGENSPSKLGSIQWHIAVPMMIAWGITFAAIFGGVKSGIERASKIMMPLLFIMVVGLICRMVFLPGALDGLNYLFQPDFSKISDPKVWSAAYGQIFFTLSVGFAIMLAYSSYLPEKSDVNNNAVMTVLINCGFSIVAGILIFSILGNMAQEQGKPITEVVTAGVGLAFVTIPAAINLLPAPYILGPLFFLALVVAGLSSHISIIEAVTSAFIDKLNWSRKKAATVVCGIGFVVSMAFATNGGLLLLDLVDYFINNIALLSSCLAELIIMGWLVKLADIRKYVNEISEFTIGKWFEVCLRFISPIFLVVILGTNVINTIKDGYGGYAQSDLLLLGWGLLAAMLVVSIIVNRSSKEV; this is translated from the coding sequence ATGAAGCGTGAACAATGGGGATCTCGCAGCGGCTTTATTCTTGCCGCAGTAGGTTCCGCTATCGGATTAGGTAATATTTGGCGTTTTCCATACATGGCGTATGAAAATGGTGGCGGGGCTTTTTTCATTCCTTATTTATTTGCGATGTTAACCGCGGGTATTCCATTTATGATCATGGAATTTGGTATGGGTCATAAATACCGGGGTTCTGCTCCGCGCACATTTGCAAAAATAAATAAAAAATATGAATGGTTGGGCTGGTTTCAGGTTCTGATCGCCGCGGTTATTGCGGTGTATTATGTAGCAGTGATTGGCTGGGCCATCTCTTACTTTAGTATGTCGTTCTCACAATCTTGGGGACAGGATACCAATGCTTATTTCTTTAAAGAATATTTACAGCTAGGTGAGAATTCGCCGAGCAAATTGGGCAGTATTCAGTGGCATATAGCGGTCCCAATGATGATTGCTTGGGGCATTACGTTTGCGGCTATTTTTGGTGGTGTTAAAAGCGGTATTGAGCGTGCAAGTAAGATCATGATGCCATTATTATTTATTATGGTTGTTGGGCTAATTTGTCGCATGGTATTTTTACCGGGGGCGTTAGATGGTCTTAACTATTTGTTCCAACCTGATTTCAGCAAAATATCCGATCCCAAAGTATGGTCTGCAGCGTATGGCCAGATCTTCTTCACCTTGAGTGTGGGTTTTGCCATTATGTTGGCATATTCAAGCTATTTACCTGAAAAATCCGATGTCAATAATAATGCCGTCATGACCGTATTGATTAACTGTGGTTTCTCGATCGTGGCTGGTATCCTTATTTTCTCTATTCTGGGTAATATGGCGCAAGAACAAGGTAAACCAATCACAGAAGTCGTGACTGCGGGTGTTGGTTTAGCATTTGTAACGATTCCTGCCGCGATTAACTTATTACCGGCACCGTACATTCTAGGTCCGCTATTTTTCTTAGCACTCGTTGTCGCAGGTTTAAGTTCACACATTTCAATTATTGAAGCGGTGACATCTGCGTTTATTGATAAATTAAATTGGTCACGTAAAAAAGCGGCCACGGTGGTTTGTGGTATTGGCTTTGTCGTGTCAATGGCTTTTGCGACCAACGGTGGTTTACTATTACTCGATCTAGTTGATTACTTCATTAATAATATTGCCTTGTTAAGCAGCTGCCTAGCTGAATTAATCATTATGGGCTGGTTGGTTAAACTTGCTGATATTCGTAAATATGTTAATGAAATATCTGAGTTCACTATCGGTAAATGGTTTGAGGTATGTTTACGCTTTATCAGTCCAATATTCTTAGTAGTGATTTTGGGCACTAACGTTATTAATACGATTAAAGATGGTTACGGCGGTTATGCGCAATCGGATTTATTGCTATTAGGTTGGGGACTGCTGGCGGCTATGCTAGTGGTGAGCATCATTGTAAATCGATCAAGTAAAGAGGTGTAA
- a CDS encoding methyl-accepting chemotaxis protein, giving the protein MLKNLKFTTKLYAGYGVVLSLMVSITLVVLFSVKSLEDNFNWVNHTHEVLAKASKIEAAAVDMETGMRGFLLAGKEQFLDPYKQGKAQFNQLSDELADAVADNPAQVALLTESKRTIDNWINIIAEKQIVLRRQVGNEKTMDDVATLVGQAKGKQYFDKFRQQIATFKATESNLMAKRMVSLAQTESTVINIAVLGTLLAVIIGCLIAVWLTRHIMNLLGGEPTYIAEIAKKVAAGDLSIKLHSTGKDRGIYAEMKNMIANLQDKATLAQAIAAGGLDNKVILASDQDSVGLALQAMTNNLNEVLGQTQLTSIEISQGSYSVSETSASLSEGASIQASSLENISASLNQLSTQISVNAQNANQAQELAMLAQSSAEQGIEKMETMIAAMSEISHASESIAEFINTIDDIAAQTNLLALNAAIEAARAGEQGRGFAVVADEVRNLAARSTTAAEETSKLIASSVDKTKNGSLIASETAQSLKSIFESVSQTAALVDQIANASNEQAIGAEEINKGVSEVDGVTQQNNSAAQESAAAAEQLSQQAELLKSMLSRFKLAENYA; this is encoded by the coding sequence ATGCTAAAAAATCTTAAATTCACGACCAAATTATATGCCGGGTATGGCGTAGTATTATCACTAATGGTGAGTATTACACTCGTCGTTTTGTTTAGTGTTAAATCATTAGAAGACAATTTTAATTGGGTCAATCATACCCACGAAGTCCTCGCCAAAGCATCTAAGATAGAAGCAGCAGCCGTTGATATGGAAACAGGCATGCGCGGATTCTTACTCGCAGGGAAAGAGCAATTCTTAGACCCTTACAAACAAGGTAAAGCTCAGTTTAATCAATTGAGTGATGAACTTGCTGATGCTGTCGCCGATAACCCAGCACAAGTAGCGTTACTCACAGAAAGTAAGCGCACGATAGATAACTGGATAAACATAATAGCCGAAAAACAAATCGTATTACGACGCCAGGTTGGCAATGAAAAAACCATGGATGACGTTGCTACTTTGGTTGGACAAGCTAAAGGTAAACAGTATTTTGATAAATTCAGACAACAAATAGCCACCTTTAAAGCAACCGAATCTAATTTAATGGCCAAGCGTATGGTGTCATTAGCTCAAACCGAATCAACTGTCATCAATATCGCCGTTTTAGGCACGCTTCTGGCTGTGATCATAGGTTGTTTAATTGCAGTATGGTTAACTAGACATATAATGAACTTACTTGGTGGTGAGCCGACTTATATTGCCGAGATCGCCAAAAAAGTCGCAGCTGGTGATTTAAGCATAAAGTTACACAGCACAGGTAAGGATCGTGGTATTTATGCCGAAATGAAAAATATGATCGCCAACTTACAAGATAAGGCAACACTCGCACAAGCAATCGCAGCAGGTGGGCTCGATAATAAAGTGATACTCGCTTCCGACCAAGACTCCGTTGGTCTCGCATTGCAAGCAATGACCAATAACTTAAATGAAGTACTCGGTCAAACTCAATTAACCAGTATTGAAATATCACAAGGCAGCTACAGTGTTTCAGAAACCAGTGCTTCGCTATCTGAAGGCGCATCTATTCAAGCCTCAAGTCTAGAGAATATTTCAGCTTCATTAAATCAACTAAGCACGCAGATCAGTGTCAATGCTCAGAACGCGAACCAAGCACAAGAGTTAGCCATGCTAGCGCAAAGTTCAGCAGAGCAAGGCATCGAAAAAATGGAAACCATGATTGCTGCTATGTCTGAGATTTCACACGCCAGTGAAAGTATTGCAGAGTTCATTAACACCATTGATGACATTGCCGCTCAAACCAATTTACTGGCTCTAAATGCAGCAATTGAAGCTGCTCGAGCAGGTGAGCAAGGTCGTGGTTTTGCCGTAGTAGCAGATGAAGTCCGCAACTTAGCCGCTAGAAGTACAACAGCAGCCGAAGAAACCTCAAAACTGATTGCAAGTTCTGTCGATAAAACTAAAAATGGCAGCTTGATTGCTAGCGAAACGGCACAAAGTTTAAAAAGTATTTTTGAAAGTGTCAGTCAAACTGCCGCGCTAGTTGATCAAATCGCCAATGCCAGTAATGAGCAAGCCATCGGCGCTGAAGAAATTAACAAGGGCGTGAGTGAAGTTGATGGGGTTACACAACAGAATAACAGCGCAGCACAAGAAAGTGCCGCTGCTGCAGAGCAACTATCTCAACAAGCTGAATTACTAAAATCCATGTTATCTCGCTTTAAGCTTGCTGAAAACTACGCATAA
- a CDS encoding LysR family transcriptional regulator: MQSRIHAHIGTMRQLEILLAVHDQGSINEAAKALFLTQPTVSIQMRKLSDAIGEPLYKFVNRQLIFTDVGLELVKTAVEVLDSFARLDMTLGNIRKTKPGTLRLAVVTTSKYFIPHLLGPFCEQFPDVDIQLNIGNREKTIERMKQGVDDFYVFSHPPQDIDAQSLEFLENPLVAIAHQDHPLGKLKSISLADLCDEPFLMREKGSGTRYAIEELFKKNGLKPNIKMTIESNEAIKHAVMSKLGITIISAHTLTYGGQSGLIRLPVKELPIDSHWFFLWLTSKRPTLIASAFLKHIETNGRELLQNELDRSALD; this comes from the coding sequence ATGCAATCACGTATTCATGCTCATATTGGCACCATGAGGCAACTTGAGATCTTGTTGGCTGTGCATGATCAGGGCAGTATTAATGAGGCTGCTAAAGCGTTATTTTTAACCCAGCCGACCGTTTCAATTCAGATGCGTAAACTCAGCGATGCGATTGGCGAGCCCTTATATAAATTTGTAAACCGTCAGCTTATTTTTACCGATGTGGGTTTAGAGTTAGTGAAAACTGCGGTCGAAGTACTCGATAGTTTTGCGCGTTTAGACATGACATTAGGCAATATACGCAAGACTAAACCCGGTACCTTAAGGTTGGCCGTGGTGACCACGTCAAAGTATTTTATTCCTCATCTGCTGGGGCCTTTCTGCGAGCAGTTTCCTGATGTTGATATTCAATTAAATATTGGTAATCGGGAGAAAACCATTGAGCGGATGAAGCAGGGCGTCGATGATTTTTATGTTTTTAGTCATCCGCCACAGGATATTGATGCGCAAAGTCTGGAGTTTCTAGAGAACCCTTTGGTGGCGATTGCCCATCAAGATCATCCGCTCGGTAAGCTCAAATCAATTAGTTTAGCGGACTTGTGTGATGAACCTTTTTTAATGCGCGAAAAAGGATCAGGTACGCGATATGCGATTGAAGAATTATTTAAAAAGAATGGATTGAAACCGAATATAAAAATGACAATCGAAAGTAATGAAGCTATTAAGCATGCTGTTATGTCTAAATTAGGCATCACTATTATATCTGCTCACACGCTTACTTATGGTGGTCAAAGCGGATTAATACGTTTACCGGTTAAAGAGTTGCCGATAGATTCTCATTGGTTCTTTTTGTGGTTAACATCGAAACGTCCAACATTAATAGCCTCTGCTTTTTTAAAGCATATTGAGACCAATGGTAGAGAATTATTGCAGAATGAGCTGGATAGAAGTGCGTTGGATTAA
- a CDS encoding putative quinol monooxygenase: MTMPLTLVANIEARADKIEFVKAELLKLIAPTRLEEGCIQYDLHQDNSNPAQFTFIENWASKALLEQHLNSPHLTMYVQATEGAVVNFTLNEITKIA, translated from the coding sequence ATGACTATGCCATTAACGCTTGTTGCCAATATCGAAGCCAGAGCAGATAAGATTGAATTCGTCAAAGCCGAATTATTGAAGTTGATTGCACCAACCCGACTTGAAGAAGGTTGCATCCAATACGACTTGCACCAAGATAATAGTAATCCTGCGCAGTTTACTTTTATTGAGAACTGGGCAAGTAAAGCATTATTAGAACAACACCTTAACAGCCCACATTTAACTATGTATGTGCAAGCAACTGAAGGTGCTGTAGTGAATTTCACGTTAAACGAAATCACTAAAATCGCATAA